A genomic window from Arthrobacter globiformis includes:
- a CDS encoding TIGR04086 family membrane protein: MSTPIGSGDRRPRRTSPESGTSETSRPEHSRPEHSAADAPTEATPVYDATQSRRSDRPGVTSTGAATDTHTRALNTTDAGTPYAERDYTPDNEPDGRPDTARPDDPAFATREMAAAREREAFGGIKIGSAFFGWLAATGMAVLLTALVAAAGTAVGLATNPDVNTAVGRAASNQTVGIVGIIVLLVILFASYYSGGYVAGRMARFNGAKQGFMVWIWALIAAVLVAVLGMIAGEQFNILAQLNSFPRIPVNEGQVTTTGIIAAVVVALVALVGAVLGGMAGMHFHRKVDRAGFTPTADYEEH, translated from the coding sequence ATGAGCACCCCAATCGGCTCCGGGGACAGACGGCCCCGGCGCACTTCCCCTGAATCAGGCACGTCCGAAACCAGCAGGCCCGAACACAGCAGGCCGGAACACAGCGCGGCGGACGCCCCCACTGAAGCCACGCCTGTCTACGATGCCACCCAGTCCCGGCGTTCGGACCGTCCGGGTGTCACCAGCACCGGCGCCGCGACGGACACGCACACCAGGGCCCTCAACACCACGGACGCGGGCACGCCGTACGCCGAGCGCGACTACACACCCGACAATGAACCGGACGGCCGCCCGGACACGGCACGGCCCGACGATCCGGCCTTTGCCACCCGGGAGATGGCCGCGGCCCGCGAACGGGAGGCGTTCGGCGGCATTAAGATCGGCTCGGCGTTCTTTGGCTGGCTGGCCGCCACGGGCATGGCCGTGCTGCTGACCGCCCTGGTCGCCGCGGCCGGAACCGCCGTGGGACTTGCCACGAACCCCGACGTGAACACCGCCGTCGGCCGGGCCGCCTCGAACCAGACAGTGGGGATCGTGGGCATCATCGTCCTGCTGGTCATCCTCTTCGCTTCCTACTACAGCGGCGGCTACGTCGCCGGCAGGATGGCACGGTTCAACGGTGCGAAGCAGGGGTTCATGGTGTGGATCTGGGCCCTGATCGCTGCTGTGCTGGTGGCCGTGCTGGGCATGATCGCCGGCGAGCAGTTCAATATCCTGGCGCAGCTGAACAGCTTCCCCCGGATTCCGGTCAACGAGGGCCAGGTGACCACCACGGGCATCATTGCCGCCGTCGTGGTCGCCCTGGTGGCGCTGGTAGGTGCCGTACTGGGCGGCATGGCCGGCATGCATTTCCACCGCAAGGTGGACCGCGCCGGCTTCACACCCACCGCGGATTATGAGGAGCACTGA
- a CDS encoding YchJ family protein, translating into MTEPEPFSGNCPCLSGEQYADCCGRFHSGAAEAATAEQLMRSRYSAFVLLDAGYLLKTWHSSTRPAELEFDPGLEWRRLDIVSVERGGPLDTEGVVEFKAHFRQDGGRGVHHETSRFLRVDRHWFYVDAVALYR; encoded by the coding sequence ATGACCGAGCCAGAACCCTTTTCCGGTAACTGCCCGTGCCTTTCCGGCGAGCAGTACGCGGACTGCTGCGGCCGGTTCCACAGCGGTGCGGCAGAGGCAGCCACCGCCGAGCAGTTGATGCGTTCCCGCTATTCTGCTTTCGTCCTGCTGGATGCCGGCTACCTCCTGAAAACATGGCACTCCAGTACACGGCCCGCGGAACTGGAGTTCGACCCGGGCCTGGAGTGGCGGCGGCTGGACATCGTGTCCGTCGAGCGGGGCGGCCCGCTCGACACCGAAGGCGTTGTGGAATTCAAGGCGCACTTCCGCCAGGACGGCGGGCGCGGAGTCCACCACGAAACCAGCCGCTTCCTCAGGGTGGACCGGCACTGGTTCTACGTGGACGCCGTCGCGCTTTACCGTTAG
- a CDS encoding aldo/keto reductase family protein encodes MEFRYLGNSGFKISEITFGNWLTHGSQVENDVATRCVRAALDAGISTFDTADVYANTAAETVLGEALKGERRQSIEIFTKVFGPTGPKGKNDLGLSRKHIMESIDGSLSRLQTDYVDLYQAHRYDFETPLEETMQAFADIVRQGKALYIGVSEWTAEQLRNGHALAKELGFQLISNQPQYSMLWRVIEEEVVPTSEELGVSQIVWSPMAQGVLSGKYLPGKPLPEGSRATDDKGGAKMIQRWLRDDVLAAVQELRPVAEEAGLTMPQLAVAWVLQNPNVASAIVGASRPEQVADSAAAAGVRLEPDVLKKIDAAVGSLAERDPAQTKSPATREA; translated from the coding sequence ATGGAATTCAGATACCTCGGAAACAGCGGCTTCAAGATTTCGGAAATCACGTTCGGCAATTGGCTCACGCATGGCTCCCAGGTGGAGAACGACGTCGCCACCCGGTGCGTGCGGGCGGCGCTGGACGCCGGCATCAGCACCTTCGATACCGCGGACGTCTACGCCAACACCGCGGCGGAAACCGTTCTGGGCGAAGCGCTCAAGGGCGAACGCCGGCAGTCCATCGAGATCTTCACCAAGGTCTTCGGTCCCACCGGTCCCAAGGGTAAAAACGACCTCGGCCTGTCCCGCAAGCACATCATGGAATCCATCGACGGGTCCCTCAGCCGGCTGCAGACGGACTACGTGGACCTGTACCAAGCGCACCGCTACGACTTTGAAACGCCGCTCGAGGAAACGATGCAGGCGTTCGCGGACATCGTCCGGCAGGGAAAGGCCCTGTACATCGGCGTCAGCGAGTGGACTGCCGAGCAGCTCCGCAACGGCCACGCCCTGGCCAAGGAACTGGGCTTCCAGCTGATCTCCAACCAGCCGCAGTACTCCATGCTGTGGCGGGTCATTGAGGAGGAAGTGGTTCCGACGTCGGAGGAACTGGGGGTCTCCCAGATCGTCTGGTCCCCCATGGCGCAGGGTGTGCTGAGCGGCAAGTACCTGCCCGGCAAGCCGCTCCCGGAAGGCAGCCGCGCCACCGACGACAAGGGCGGCGCCAAGATGATCCAGCGCTGGCTGCGGGACGACGTCCTGGCCGCCGTGCAGGAGCTGCGGCCGGTCGCCGAGGAGGCCGGGCTGACCATGCCGCAGCTGGCGGTGGCCTGGGTACTGCAGAACCCGAACGTCGCCTCCGCCATCGTGGGCGCCTCCCGGCCGGAACAGGTGGCGGACAGCGCCGCGGCCGCCGGCGTGCGCCTTGAACCGGACGTCCTGAAGAAGATCGACGCCGCCGTCGGCTCCCTCGCCGAGCGGGACCCGGCCCAGACAAAGTCCCCCGCAACCCGCGAGGCCTAG
- a CDS encoding SDR family oxidoreductase: MTDLPDLAVTGATGVLGGMVARQLSAAGFSQRLLVRDPRRAPDLKDARAAPVSYGDPALSRPALKGVKVLFMVSAAEAEDRLQQHYAFVDAAAEAGVQHVVYTSFFGAAPDCTFTLGRDHYATEERIRASGMGFTFLRDNFYLDFLPMLTGEDGIIRGPAGDGVMAAVAREDIARSAVAVLRDPAVHAGATYDLTGPEDISLAHAAEVLTRATRRTVTYHHETVDEAFVSRASYGAPDWQVEAWVSTYTAIAAGELAGATSDVHGLTGQDPMALEDLVKLPQL, from the coding sequence ATGACGGATCTTCCAGACCTTGCGGTCACCGGCGCCACCGGGGTCCTTGGCGGCATGGTGGCCCGCCAATTGTCCGCCGCCGGGTTCTCCCAGCGCCTGCTGGTGCGCGACCCCCGGCGGGCGCCGGACCTGAAGGACGCCCGGGCCGCGCCGGTCAGCTACGGGGACCCGGCGCTGTCCCGCCCGGCCCTGAAGGGGGTGAAGGTCCTGTTCATGGTGTCGGCGGCGGAGGCGGAGGACCGGCTGCAGCAGCATTACGCCTTCGTGGACGCCGCAGCAGAGGCCGGCGTGCAGCACGTTGTGTACACGTCCTTCTTCGGGGCGGCGCCGGACTGCACCTTTACGCTGGGCCGCGACCACTACGCCACCGAGGAGCGGATCAGGGCGTCCGGCATGGGATTCACGTTCCTGCGGGACAACTTCTACCTGGATTTCCTGCCCATGCTGACCGGGGAGGACGGCATCATCCGGGGTCCGGCGGGCGACGGCGTGATGGCCGCAGTCGCGCGGGAGGACATTGCCCGGTCCGCGGTGGCCGTTCTCCGTGACCCGGCCGTCCACGCCGGGGCTACCTACGACCTGACCGGACCGGAAGACATCTCGCTGGCGCACGCCGCCGAGGTGCTCACGCGTGCCACGCGCAGGACCGTCACGTACCACCACGAAACCGTGGACGAGGCATTCGTCTCCCGCGCTTCCTACGGCGCACCGGACTGGCAGGTCGAGGCATGGGTCAGCACGTACACCGCGATCGCCGCCGGAGAGCTGGCCGGGGCGACCTCGGACGTACACGGCCTCACCGGTCAGGACCCGATGGCACTTGAGGACCTGGTGAAGCTGCCGCAGCTGTAG
- a CDS encoding sulfite oxidase — MSKLIYRRRPSARPAPHSGVTAHSGEPTHGPLTREELQLAVRNHSMPLEALREDLTPPGLHYVLTHFDIPQVSGAWHLRIGGAVERAMELSLAALKRDPAISVQVTMECAGNGRSLLRPRPLSQPWTMEGVGTAVWTGVPLAYLLAQAGVEPEAVEVVFTGLDAGIQGGVRQQYARSLPISEASRADVVLAYKMNGSELPPQHGYPLRLVVPGWYGMASVKWLQSIQVVTTPFHGFQQAVAYRYQHNADDAGTPVSRIRVRSLMVPPGIPDFFTRRRYLPRGPVMLQGRAWSGEGAVTKVEVGIDGKWVPAQLDKPAGAFAWRGWNLPWVADPGHHELACRATDATGAVQPLEQHWNYQGMGNNTVQRVRVIVE, encoded by the coding sequence ATGTCCAAGCTGATCTACCGCCGCCGACCATCCGCCCGCCCCGCACCCCATTCAGGTGTCACAGCGCATTCCGGTGAACCCACGCATGGCCCGCTCACCCGGGAAGAGCTGCAGCTCGCCGTGCGGAACCACTCGATGCCGCTTGAGGCCCTGCGTGAGGACCTGACTCCGCCCGGACTGCATTATGTGCTGACGCATTTCGACATTCCGCAGGTCAGCGGAGCGTGGCACCTGAGGATCGGCGGCGCCGTGGAACGGGCCATGGAACTGAGCCTCGCGGCGCTGAAGCGGGATCCAGCCATCAGCGTCCAGGTGACCATGGAATGCGCCGGCAACGGGCGGTCGCTGCTGAGGCCGCGGCCCCTCAGCCAGCCCTGGACAATGGAGGGCGTGGGAACGGCCGTGTGGACCGGTGTTCCGCTGGCGTACCTGCTGGCCCAGGCCGGCGTCGAGCCCGAGGCCGTCGAGGTGGTGTTCACCGGGCTGGACGCCGGGATCCAGGGTGGCGTCCGGCAGCAGTACGCCCGGAGCCTGCCAATTTCGGAAGCGTCGCGGGCCGACGTCGTCCTTGCCTACAAGATGAACGGCAGTGAGCTGCCCCCGCAGCACGGCTATCCGCTGCGGCTGGTAGTCCCTGGCTGGTACGGCATGGCAAGCGTCAAGTGGCTGCAGTCGATCCAGGTGGTCACTACGCCGTTCCACGGCTTCCAGCAGGCGGTCGCCTACCGCTACCAGCACAACGCGGACGACGCCGGCACCCCAGTTTCGCGGATCAGGGTCCGGTCCCTGATGGTTCCGCCGGGCATTCCCGACTTTTTCACCCGCCGCAGATACCTGCCCCGCGGGCCCGTCATGCTCCAGGGCCGCGCGTGGTCCGGTGAGGGCGCCGTGACGAAGGTGGAGGTCGGCATCGACGGCAAGTGGGTTCCGGCCCAGCTGGACAAGCCTGCCGGCGCCTTTGCGTGGCGGGGCTGGAACCTGCCCTGGGTGGCCGACCCCGGCCACCATGAACTGGCGTGCAGGGCCACCGACGCCACCGGTGCCGTGCAGCCGCTGGAGCAGCACTGGAACTACCAGGGCATGGGCAACAACACCGTGCAGCGGGTGCGGGTCATCGTCGAATGA
- a CDS encoding SDR family NAD(P)-dependent oxidoreductase, whose translation MTAIQRTAVLTGATSERGIGITTARRYASQGWGVVILDLDGEKSAKVATEIGNEFNVPAFGYEIDVANEDSVNAAYKAVSGEVQSGALPAVGALANIAGITSPVPFLETTLELWNKVMAVNSTGTYLVTKAFLPDMIDNGWGRIVNMSSVSAQRGGGVFGKVPYSAAKAAILGFTKALARELGDSGVTVNAITPGAVDTNIRVGSTEEQEAAINAGIPLGRNATTEEVAAVITFLSSEDSAYLTGTTIDINGGSHMH comes from the coding sequence ATGACCGCCATTCAGCGCACCGCCGTCCTCACCGGAGCCACCTCGGAACGGGGCATCGGCATCACCACCGCCCGCCGCTACGCCAGCCAGGGCTGGGGCGTGGTGATCCTGGACCTCGACGGCGAGAAGTCGGCAAAGGTCGCCACCGAAATCGGCAACGAATTCAACGTCCCGGCGTTCGGCTACGAGATCGACGTCGCCAACGAGGACTCCGTCAACGCCGCGTACAAGGCAGTTTCAGGCGAGGTCCAGAGCGGCGCCCTTCCCGCTGTCGGGGCGCTGGCCAACATCGCCGGCATCACTTCGCCCGTGCCTTTCCTGGAAACCACGCTTGAGCTCTGGAACAAGGTCATGGCCGTGAACTCCACCGGCACCTACCTCGTCACGAAGGCCTTCCTGCCGGACATGATCGACAACGGCTGGGGCCGCATCGTCAACATGTCCTCCGTTTCCGCACAGCGCGGCGGCGGCGTCTTCGGCAAGGTCCCCTACTCCGCCGCCAAGGCCGCCATCCTCGGCTTCACCAAGGCCCTGGCGCGCGAGCTCGGCGACTCCGGCGTGACCGTCAACGCCATCACCCCGGGCGCCGTGGACACCAACATCCGCGTCGGCAGCACCGAGGAGCAGGAGGCCGCCATCAACGCCGGCATCCCGCTGGGCCGCAACGCCACCACCGAAGAAGTCGCCGCCGTCATCACTTTCCTGTCCTCCGAGGACTCCGCCTACCTGACCGGCACCACCATCGACATCAACGGGGGAAGCCACATGCACTAA
- a CDS encoding sugar phosphate isomerase/epimerase family protein: MFHSRLGCSSISFRHQDLPTALRTIAGLGFAEIDLGALPGVCDHVPYELDADAVSAVAHDVAASGLRVRSVNGDIGDLNAVLDAGRQAERDRHLDALLTLTAKTGAKALVLPCGALSHEPVRSLEEDLDTVAAQLIRAGERAAEFGVELWTESLHFLRFCWNLDRAELLAQRLAGSGVGIVMDFSHIVAAGEDPLEYLARHEGGRIAHVHLRDAVPGNINLSIGNGQADFAAGLRGLAGQGYTGHFSLELETRDITHDERPAAAAKAASFITDLI, encoded by the coding sequence ATGTTCCATTCCCGACTCGGGTGCTCATCCATCAGCTTCCGCCACCAAGACCTGCCGACAGCCCTGCGAACCATCGCCGGCCTCGGATTCGCAGAGATCGACCTTGGCGCCCTCCCCGGCGTCTGCGACCACGTTCCGTATGAACTTGACGCGGATGCCGTCTCAGCCGTGGCCCATGACGTGGCCGCATCGGGCCTGCGGGTGCGCTCCGTTAATGGGGATATCGGGGATCTGAATGCCGTGCTCGACGCCGGCCGGCAGGCTGAGCGGGACAGGCACCTTGATGCCCTGCTCACCCTCACTGCTAAAACGGGGGCCAAAGCACTGGTCCTTCCTTGCGGTGCCCTGAGCCACGAGCCGGTACGGAGCCTCGAGGAGGACCTGGACACCGTCGCAGCCCAGCTGATCCGGGCGGGGGAGCGCGCGGCGGAGTTCGGCGTCGAACTCTGGACCGAATCGCTGCACTTCCTGCGGTTCTGCTGGAACCTGGACCGCGCCGAACTGCTGGCGCAGCGGTTGGCGGGGTCCGGCGTCGGGATTGTCATGGACTTCAGCCACATTGTCGCCGCGGGCGAGGACCCGCTGGAGTACCTGGCACGCCACGAGGGCGGCCGGATAGCCCACGTGCACCTGCGCGACGCCGTGCCAGGGAACATCAACCTCAGCATCGGCAACGGCCAGGCCGATTTCGCCGCCGGATTGCGGGGCCTTGCCGGCCAGGGTTACACCGGGCACTTCAGCCTGGAACTCGAAACCCGGGACATCACCCACGACGAACGCCCGGCGGCGGCCGCCAAGGCAGCCAGCTTCATCACCGACCTCATCTGA
- a CDS encoding MFS transporter: MSNEALNMRGPVHGTKDARRVAIGSGVGAVIETYDFIGFGTAAALYFGTAFFPTGDPVTGTLAAFATLGVGFAARPLGGIIGGHLGDKVGRKPVLVTSLILMGIATFFIGLLPTYSQVGLLAPALLVFVRIVQGLAFGAEWGGAILMSYEHAPWKSKGKYTGIVQAGFPVGLLLANLVFLVSVNLGGELAWRIPFLASIVLVVVGLIIRSKVPESPVFDEVKDHGDIVKSPIVEVIKTDWRNIVKGIGLRVAETAGYAVSITYMISYLNSQHLADKTQTLVALCIASAIGIFATQAWSRLTDRIGRRPLYIWSTAFAALFAIPMFLLANTGLFVFIIATIVISYAVCQNSLAGAQGAWFPELFQAKTRASGASLAYQISAMVSGFTPFITTLLFVSFGWMGPALLFGLYALIGLWAAFATRETWGKRERQLADEITKSTPQSVNA; this comes from the coding sequence ATGAGCAACGAAGCTCTGAACATGCGGGGGCCGGTCCACGGCACCAAGGACGCCCGCCGGGTCGCTATCGGCTCGGGCGTCGGCGCCGTGATCGAGACGTACGACTTCATCGGCTTCGGCACTGCGGCCGCACTGTACTTCGGAACCGCCTTCTTCCCCACCGGCGACCCGGTGACGGGAACGCTGGCCGCTTTCGCCACGCTCGGCGTCGGCTTCGCCGCCCGGCCGCTGGGCGGCATCATCGGCGGCCACCTGGGCGACAAGGTAGGACGCAAGCCCGTCCTGGTCACGTCCCTGATCCTGATGGGCATCGCCACCTTCTTCATCGGCCTGCTGCCCACGTACAGCCAGGTTGGCCTGCTGGCTCCGGCGCTGCTGGTGTTCGTGCGCATCGTCCAGGGCCTGGCCTTCGGCGCCGAATGGGGCGGAGCCATCCTGATGAGCTACGAGCACGCGCCGTGGAAGTCCAAGGGCAAGTACACCGGCATCGTCCAGGCCGGTTTCCCGGTGGGCCTGCTGCTGGCCAACCTGGTGTTCCTGGTCAGCGTGAACCTCGGCGGCGAGCTCGCCTGGCGTATCCCCTTCCTGGCCAGCATCGTGCTGGTGGTTGTCGGCCTGATCATCCGCTCCAAGGTCCCCGAGTCCCCGGTCTTCGACGAGGTCAAGGACCACGGCGACATCGTCAAGTCCCCCATCGTGGAGGTCATCAAGACCGACTGGCGCAACATCGTGAAGGGCATCGGCCTGCGCGTCGCCGAGACCGCCGGTTACGCCGTGTCCATCACCTACATGATTTCCTACCTCAACAGCCAGCACCTGGCCGACAAGACCCAGACCCTGGTGGCCCTCTGCATCGCGTCCGCCATCGGCATCTTCGCCACCCAGGCCTGGAGCCGCCTGACCGACAGGATCGGCCGCCGCCCCCTTTACATCTGGTCCACCGCGTTCGCCGCGCTGTTCGCCATTCCGATGTTCCTGCTGGCCAACACCGGCCTGTTCGTCTTCATCATCGCCACGATCGTGATCTCCTACGCTGTCTGCCAGAACTCCCTCGCCGGCGCCCAGGGTGCCTGGTTCCCCGAGCTCTTCCAGGCCAAGACCCGTGCTTCCGGTGCCTCGCTGGCCTACCAGATCTCCGCCATGGTCTCCGGCTTCACCCCGTTCATCACCACCCTGCTGTTCGTCAGCTTCGGCTGGATGGGCCCGGCCCTGCTGTTCGGCCTGTACGCCCTCATAGGTCTCTGGGCAGCCTTCGCCACCCGGGAAACCTGGGGCAAGCGGGAGCGGCAGCTGGCTGATGAAATCACCAAAAGCACGCCCCAGTCGGTGAACGCCTGA
- a CDS encoding transketolase: MTHETAAERLERVSAAAYRIRHHALNMGEVQGQGYVGQALGAADMLAAVYADQLRYRAEDPHWEGRDRFLLSTGHYAIGHYAALAEAGIVPVEELETYGSDDSRLPMSGMSTYTPGMEISGGSLGHGLTIAVGMALGLRYQGSTSRIYNFLSDGELDEGSTWEAAMGAHHHQLGNLTAMVDINALQADGKTDTVLRTEPITEKWEAAGWYTQRVDGNDMAALLAAFDNAAAQAATTGRPSVILCDTKVGRGVPLLEEREKAHFMRIEEHEWQLCREQLTAGYEGKASA, translated from the coding sequence ATGACCCACGAAACTGCAGCAGAACGACTCGAACGGGTCAGCGCCGCCGCCTACCGGATCCGGCACCACGCCCTGAACATGGGCGAGGTCCAGGGCCAGGGCTACGTGGGGCAGGCTCTCGGCGCAGCGGACATGCTCGCCGCCGTGTACGCTGACCAGCTCCGGTACCGCGCCGAGGACCCGCACTGGGAGGGCCGCGACCGGTTCCTGCTCTCCACCGGACACTACGCCATCGGACACTACGCAGCCCTCGCCGAGGCCGGCATCGTCCCGGTCGAGGAACTCGAAACCTACGGCTCCGATGATTCCCGGCTCCCCATGTCCGGCATGTCCACCTACACCCCCGGCATGGAAATCTCCGGCGGCTCCCTGGGCCACGGACTGACCATCGCCGTCGGCATGGCCCTGGGCCTGCGCTACCAGGGCTCCACCTCCAGGATCTACAACTTCCTCTCGGACGGGGAACTAGACGAAGGCTCCACCTGGGAAGCAGCCATGGGCGCGCACCACCACCAGCTCGGCAACCTGACCGCCATGGTGGACATCAACGCCCTGCAGGCCGACGGCAAGACCGACACTGTGCTCCGCACCGAACCGATCACCGAAAAATGGGAAGCCGCCGGCTGGTACACCCAGCGCGTCGACGGCAACGACATGGCCGCGCTGCTCGCCGCATTCGACAACGCCGCCGCCCAGGCCGCCACCACCGGACGCCCCTCCGTGATCCTCTGCGACACCAAGGTGGGCCGCGGCGTGCCGCTGCTGGAGGAACGCGAAAAGGCGCACTTCATGCGCATCGAAGAGCACGAATGGCAGCTCTGCCGCGAGCAGCTGACCGCAGGATACGAAGGAAAGGCTTCAGCATGA
- a CDS encoding transketolase family protein: protein MSTTSEAPDTTTATKPKLKTSAMIASFADPGQKTTSAPFGHALVKAAQENDKIVGLTADLGKYTDMHIFAQAFPERFFQMGMAEQLLFGAAAGLAETGLVPFASTYSVFAARRAYDFLCLDAAEPNLNVNIVGGLPGLTTGYGPSHQATEDMAIFRGMPNLTIVDPCDSIDIEQAVPQLAASEGPTYLRLLRGNVPTVLDEYDYTFELGKAKVLRGGNDVVFVSSGLMTMRALQAAKALAEHNVDVAVVHTPTIKPFDAATVLAEINTDRLALTLENHSVVGGLFETVASAVVTAGLGKRVVPVALPDEFLDAGALPTLHERYGLSVQRIVAKVLAELG, encoded by the coding sequence ATGAGCACTACCAGCGAGGCTCCCGACACTACAACAGCCACGAAGCCGAAGTTGAAGACCTCGGCCATGATCGCGTCCTTCGCCGATCCGGGCCAGAAAACCACCTCTGCCCCGTTCGGGCACGCACTGGTCAAGGCCGCGCAGGAGAATGACAAAATCGTCGGCCTCACCGCGGACCTGGGCAAGTACACCGACATGCACATCTTCGCGCAGGCCTTCCCGGAGCGGTTCTTCCAGATGGGCATGGCCGAGCAGCTCCTCTTCGGTGCAGCCGCAGGCCTTGCCGAAACCGGGCTCGTGCCGTTCGCCTCCACCTACTCCGTGTTCGCTGCCCGCCGCGCCTACGACTTCCTCTGCCTGGACGCGGCGGAGCCCAACCTGAACGTCAACATCGTGGGCGGCCTCCCCGGACTCACCACCGGATACGGCCCCAGCCACCAGGCCACCGAGGACATGGCGATCTTCCGCGGCATGCCCAACCTGACCATCGTGGACCCCTGCGACTCCATCGATATCGAACAGGCCGTCCCGCAGCTGGCCGCCAGCGAAGGACCCACCTACCTGCGCCTGCTCCGCGGTAACGTGCCCACGGTCCTGGACGAGTACGACTACACCTTCGAACTCGGCAAGGCCAAGGTCCTGCGCGGGGGCAACGACGTCGTCTTCGTCTCCAGCGGCCTCATGACCATGCGTGCCCTCCAGGCCGCCAAGGCTTTGGCGGAACACAACGTGGACGTCGCCGTCGTGCACACCCCCACCATCAAGCCGTTCGACGCCGCGACCGTCCTGGCCGAGATCAACACCGACAGGCTGGCGCTGACCCTGGAGAACCACAGCGTGGTCGGCGGGCTGTTCGAAACCGTCGCCTCGGCCGTGGTCACCGCAGGCCTCGGCAAGCGCGTGGTGCCGGTGGCGCTGCCCGACGAGTTCCTCGATGCCGGCGCCCTGCCCACGCTGCACGAACGCTACGGCCTGTCCGTGCAGCGGATCGTGGCGAAGGTACTCGCCGAGCTCGGCTGA
- a CDS encoding GntR family transcriptional regulator, with product MTATAALLGLEKKSLREQALAALRTAITSGALEPGRHLVETELSEMLQISRGTLREALRQLEQEGLVSAGARGRLSVRHLDAKEIRDIYSVRAALESLAARTLCELPDRQHVIGSLRAAIQAMEAATHGSLEERVESDLEFHRTMCRLTGNETLLHSWESLEGSIRMSIMFAGLEKGVRNMSVDRHNDIVAAIETGDATLARNTIREHMDSAAAVLVA from the coding sequence ATGACCGCGACAGCAGCCCTGCTGGGACTGGAAAAGAAGAGCCTCCGCGAGCAGGCGCTGGCCGCGCTGCGCACCGCCATCACCAGCGGAGCCCTCGAGCCGGGCCGCCACCTGGTGGAAACCGAGCTGTCTGAGATGCTGCAGATCAGCCGCGGCACTCTCCGGGAGGCCCTCCGGCAGCTCGAGCAGGAAGGCCTCGTGTCGGCCGGGGCCCGCGGCAGGCTCTCGGTCCGCCACCTGGATGCCAAGGAAATCCGTGACATCTACTCCGTCCGGGCGGCCCTTGAATCCCTGGCGGCCCGCACGCTGTGCGAACTGCCGGACCGCCAGCACGTGATTGGATCGCTCCGCGCTGCCATCCAGGCCATGGAGGCGGCCACCCACGGTTCCCTGGAGGAGCGGGTCGAATCCGACCTCGAGTTCCACCGCACGATGTGCCGGCTCACCGGCAACGAGACCCTGCTGCACTCGTGGGAGTCCCTGGAAGGGTCCATCCGGATGTCCATCATGTTCGCCGGGCTCGAAAAGGGCGTGCGGAACATGAGCGTGGACCGGCACAACGACATCGTTGCCGCCATCGAAACAGGCGACGCCACGCTGGCCCGCAACACCATCCGTGAGCACATGGACTCAGCCGCCGCCGTCCTGGTCGCGTAG
- a CDS encoding glycosyltransferase family 2 protein, with the protein MDRHTSATWASGQTARDTALDVLIPTCNRSAELAVTLAGLASQRGPVFRLVVSDQSDGPPAWEHPAAASLLRVLRAQGTAVELHRHLPRRGLAEHRQFALEQARADKVLFLDDDVWLEPGALARMSDALDALGCGFVGMAPQGLSFLNDRRVEQTATFAPWQGPVTPERIRPGEEGFQRWPLHSAANLTHLSAELGLRPGEWIPYKVAWLGGCTMFRRQALEEAGGFRFWTQLPPEHCGEDVVAQWRVMERFGGAGILPSGAVHLESPTTVTDRRVEAFDVVLADNPNDAQQQLAERY; encoded by the coding sequence ATGGATCGCCACACATCTGCCACCTGGGCCTCGGGCCAGACAGCCCGGGACACTGCCCTCGACGTCCTCATCCCCACCTGCAACCGGTCGGCAGAACTGGCCGTCACTCTGGCCGGCCTTGCATCGCAGCGCGGACCGGTCTTCCGGCTGGTGGTCAGTGACCAGTCGGACGGACCGCCGGCCTGGGAGCATCCCGCGGCGGCCAGCCTGCTACGAGTCCTCCGCGCGCAGGGCACGGCAGTTGAGCTGCACCGCCACCTGCCGCGCCGCGGTCTTGCCGAACACCGCCAGTTTGCACTGGAGCAGGCGCGGGCGGACAAAGTGTTGTTCCTCGATGACGATGTTTGGCTGGAGCCAGGCGCTCTGGCCAGGATGAGTGATGCCCTGGATGCCCTGGGCTGCGGCTTTGTGGGCATGGCCCCTCAGGGCCTCTCCTTCTTGAATGACCGCCGGGTGGAGCAGACCGCCACCTTCGCCCCGTGGCAGGGGCCCGTGACGCCGGAGCGCATCCGTCCCGGCGAGGAAGGCTTCCAACGCTGGCCGCTGCACAGCGCAGCAAATCTGACGCACCTGAGCGCTGAACTCGGGCTGAGGCCAGGGGAGTGGATTCCCTACAAGGTGGCCTGGCTGGGAGGGTGCACTATGTTCCGCCGCCAGGCCCTGGAGGAAGCCGGTGGTTTCCGGTTCTGGACCCAGCTGCCGCCCGAGCACTGCGGCGAGGACGTCGTGGCCCAGTGGCGGGTAATGGAGAGGTTCGGCGGCGCGGGCATCCTTCCGAGCGGAGCAGTCCACTTGGAGTCCCCCACCACCGTTACAGACCGCCGGGTGGAGGCCTTCGACGTCGTACTGGCGGACAATCCCAACGATGCACAGCAGCAACTAGCCGAAAGGTACTGA